From the genome of Cytobacillus firmus, one region includes:
- a CDS encoding DUF819 domain-containing protein, with amino-acid sequence MEQSLIKADDYVTLWGIIVVWASASIYLEQRYSWAAKISGAIVALIGAIILSNTGIIPTVSPVYDAVWTFIIPLAIPLLLFHVKIKRIWQESGRLLIIFLISSMGTVAGVIISFFLLKDHIPVLDKLGAMLSASYIGGGVNFAAMAAKFETPGEIVSAAVVADNLMMAIYFVVLMMVPAIGFFRRRFKTPHVDQVESGSIGEEGKTLAESFWKRKDISLKDIALSAGTAFLLVIIAFKIAEFLDKAIPSGDEVSFFINLVNGLFGDKYLMLTTLTFVALAMFPRYFESINGSQEIGTFLIYLFFVVIGIPASIPLIIENAPLLLVFVFIIVVVNLAVSLTAGKLLKYDLEEILLASNANVGGPTTAAAMAIAKGWKDLIGPILVVGTLGYIIGNYVGTALGLWFSGLM; translated from the coding sequence TTGGAGCAGTCACTTATTAAAGCCGATGATTATGTAACACTATGGGGAATTATTGTGGTCTGGGCTTCGGCAAGCATCTATCTGGAGCAGCGATACAGCTGGGCAGCAAAAATTTCAGGGGCGATTGTTGCCCTGATTGGCGCCATCATTCTATCTAACACCGGCATTATTCCGACTGTATCGCCTGTTTACGATGCAGTCTGGACTTTTATCATTCCGCTCGCTATCCCATTGCTTCTTTTTCATGTGAAGATTAAAAGAATCTGGCAGGAAAGCGGCCGGCTGCTGATTATCTTTCTGATCAGCTCCATGGGGACAGTGGCAGGGGTGATCATCAGTTTCTTTTTACTGAAAGATCATATACCTGTCCTCGATAAACTCGGAGCGATGCTCAGCGCGTCCTATATTGGCGGCGGGGTAAACTTCGCGGCCATGGCGGCAAAGTTCGAGACACCTGGAGAAATAGTATCAGCAGCAGTTGTCGCCGATAATTTAATGATGGCGATTTACTTCGTCGTTCTGATGATGGTACCGGCCATTGGTTTTTTCCGGCGCCGGTTCAAAACGCCGCATGTAGATCAGGTGGAAAGTGGCAGTATAGGAGAAGAGGGGAAGACACTTGCGGAAAGCTTTTGGAAGCGAAAGGACATTTCATTAAAGGATATCGCTTTATCCGCTGGGACGGCTTTTTTACTGGTGATTATAGCTTTTAAGATTGCTGAATTCCTGGATAAGGCTATTCCTTCCGGGGATGAAGTCTCTTTCTTTATAAATCTTGTAAATGGGCTGTTTGGAGACAAGTATCTGATGCTTACTACTCTGACATTCGTGGCTCTGGCCATGTTCCCGAGATACTTTGAGTCTATTAACGGGAGCCAGGAAATCGGAACGTTCCTGATTTATTTGTTCTTTGTCGTGATCGGCATTCCTGCATCAATCCCGCTCATAATCGAGAATGCCCCGCTGCTGCTGGTGTTTGTGTTCATCATCGTAGTAGTGAACCTGGCCGTATCATTAACTGCAGGCAAACTATTAAAATATGATCTCGAAGAAATCCTCCTGGCCAGCAATGCCAATGTCGGCGGACCAACCACAGCTGCCGCCATGGCCATCGCCAAGGGCTGGAAGGACCTGATTGGACCGATTCTCGTTGTCGGAACACTGGGCTATATCATCGGCAACTATGTCGGCACTGCGCTTGGACTATGGTTTTCCGGACTTATGTAA
- a CDS encoding FadR/GntR family transcriptional regulator, with protein sequence MKIPKLSKSTLVDRTVEVLYQQILDGEIKPGDRLLGEVEMGKGLGVARTTVREAYSHLIGLGIIERKDKGIYVATEPSLMIDSRLSSFILGNWELHQFYEARRVLESELVYLAAERATDEEVEELIQINEKFKENEFEKDDYWHHDKMFHLALAELADNDILFSMYKILMELYKKFEEDVSKLNKSGIRNPYLTHKNIINAIKNHDSDTAKELVIEMLSSVEEDIVKQKVKENLVLDKDKEIAGALTKK encoded by the coding sequence ATGAAAATCCCTAAACTATCAAAATCAACCTTAGTGGATAGAACTGTAGAAGTCCTGTATCAGCAGATACTTGACGGAGAGATCAAACCAGGTGATCGTCTTCTTGGAGAGGTCGAAATGGGAAAGGGGCTGGGAGTGGCGAGAACCACTGTCAGAGAGGCATATTCCCATTTAATTGGTTTAGGCATTATCGAAAGAAAAGACAAGGGAATTTATGTAGCTACAGAACCATCATTGATGATTGACTCAAGATTATCCAGCTTCATCCTGGGGAATTGGGAGCTGCACCAGTTTTATGAAGCAAGAAGAGTCCTGGAATCAGAATTGGTATACCTGGCTGCAGAGCGGGCAACAGATGAAGAAGTGGAAGAATTAATACAAATCAATGAAAAATTCAAGGAAAATGAATTTGAGAAGGACGATTATTGGCATCATGATAAAATGTTTCATCTCGCACTTGCAGAGCTGGCAGATAATGACATACTCTTCTCTATGTACAAAATACTTATGGAGCTGTACAAGAAATTTGAGGAGGATGTTTCTAAATTAAATAAAAGCGGCATTCGAAATCCTTATTTAACCCATAAGAATATTATCAATGCAATTAAAAACCATGATTCTGATACAGCTAAAGAGTTAGTAATTGAAATGTTATCCTCTGTTGAAGAAGATATTGTTAAACAAAAGGTAAAAGAAAACCTTGTTTTAGATAAAGATAAAGAAATTGCGGGTGCACTTACCAAAAAATAA
- a CDS encoding UxaA family hydrolase, protein MSIIQAYKRDNGKIGIRNYILVISTVSCVNTVTSKIAQKTGAIPINHEQGCVEFEDDHKRTVLALSSAGRNPNVAGVLVVGLGCEQTSSQPLIRSIQASGKPVEFVRVQDEGGSPEAIQKGVELIEKLQKQSEELAREECTLEGLVVGVQCGGSDWTTAISGNTVIGKMTDLVIQNGGSVLMSEVAGFPGSEHIVAEQAVSHQVGLDVFQMVDELRADFVKDHGQTIEKINPTPGNKAGGITTLVEKSMGNIKKMGSSPVQGLLKLEDKIPYPGLWIVDSRVQGPDQFSTTGFGILGAHVTVFSTGRGTPIGNAVMPLIKITGNPVTYTKFQSILDFNAGVVLEGESIEETGKSLYEFLLKVANGKQTKSEINENFEFVIPREQRRKAI, encoded by the coding sequence ATGAGTATCATTCAAGCATATAAGAGAGACAACGGAAAAATAGGCATCAGGAATTATATACTCGTGATTTCAACCGTTTCATGTGTGAATACTGTCACTTCAAAGATTGCTCAAAAAACGGGTGCCATTCCGATTAATCACGAACAAGGATGTGTCGAATTTGAAGATGACCATAAAAGGACAGTCCTAGCTTTATCATCTGCAGGCAGAAATCCTAATGTGGCTGGAGTATTAGTAGTTGGTTTAGGCTGTGAACAAACATCCTCACAGCCATTAATAAGATCCATTCAGGCTAGTGGAAAGCCAGTAGAGTTTGTAAGAGTCCAAGATGAGGGAGGGTCACCTGAGGCCATTCAAAAGGGAGTTGAGCTGATAGAAAAGCTCCAAAAACAATCTGAAGAGTTGGCTCGGGAGGAATGTACGCTTGAAGGGCTAGTGGTAGGTGTCCAATGTGGAGGTTCTGACTGGACAACAGCGATATCCGGCAACACGGTTATCGGGAAGATGACTGATCTCGTGATACAAAATGGAGGGTCAGTTCTTATGTCAGAGGTTGCCGGCTTTCCTGGCAGCGAGCATATCGTGGCTGAACAAGCGGTTTCTCATCAAGTGGGATTAGACGTATTTCAAATGGTGGACGAATTGAGAGCAGATTTTGTAAAAGACCATGGCCAAACCATTGAAAAGATTAACCCGACTCCTGGGAATAAGGCTGGGGGCATCACCACTTTAGTTGAGAAATCAATGGGGAACATTAAGAAAATGGGATCTTCCCCAGTACAAGGCCTGTTAAAACTAGAGGATAAAATACCTTATCCAGGACTATGGATTGTAGATTCAAGGGTTCAGGGCCCTGATCAATTTAGTACTACAGGTTTTGGAATTTTAGGGGCGCATGTGACAGTGTTCAGTACAGGTAGAGGCACGCCAATAGGAAATGCTGTTATGCCTCTAATTAAAATAACTGGGAACCCTGTAACCTATACGAAGTTCCAAAGTATTTTAGATTTTAATGCAGGTGTTGTGTTAGAGGGAGAATCAATTGAAGAAACCGGTAAATCCTTGTACGAGTTTTTGCTGAAAGTTGCGAACGGAAAGCAAACGAAATCTGAAATAAATGAGAACTTTGAATTTGTGATCCCTAGGGAACAAAGAAGAAAAGCCATTTGA
- a CDS encoding UxaA family hydrolase yields MRAIKVDKNDNVAVVVQDIKKGDRVSVEGMNILSLQDIPVGHKMALQEIQKDDIVMKYNVPIGKAISDITIGEHVHIHNVEDITEELCNENKEVFIKKGEGINL; encoded by the coding sequence ATGAGAGCGATAAAGGTTGATAAAAATGATAATGTGGCAGTGGTCGTTCAAGATATAAAAAAAGGAGACCGTGTCAGTGTTGAAGGAATGAATATCCTTTCACTTCAAGACATCCCTGTCGGTCATAAAATGGCACTGCAGGAGATTCAAAAAGATGACATTGTAATGAAATATAATGTGCCTATTGGAAAAGCAATTTCGGATATTACTATTGGAGAACACGTTCATATTCATAATGTGGAAGATATTACAGAGGAGCTTTGTAATGAGAATAAGGAAGTTTTTATTAAGAAAGGAGAAGGAATAAATTTATGA
- a CDS encoding NAD/NADP-dependent octopine/nopaline dehydrogenase family protein, producing the protein MNFGVIGAGNGGQCMAGYLSLLGHSVKLHDKDAELIRQLKERKQIRLEGKVTGVADLDLITSEIQEAIAGTEIIMVVTTADSHFDLAIELAPYLHKGQIVVLNPGHTGGALEFLHTIQQHGCFSPPIIAETQDLLFSCRAASPGVIQVSGIKQVMDIAALPSEQITYTADLFKDIFPQFRARPNVLFTSLNNLGAMIHPVPTLLNAGRIETNQKFDYYGDGITKGIAHVVEQIDQERLAIGKALGVELTSILRWQYEAYGVEAASVYEALTKNASYKGIKAPSKLETRFLTEDVPCGLVPLASLGKLLNIEMPITNAFIETANSVLQIDYWKEGRTLERLGFQKEEFKEFIKVIS; encoded by the coding sequence ATGAATTTTGGAGTGATCGGAGCTGGAAATGGAGGTCAATGCATGGCAGGATATTTGTCATTGCTTGGTCATTCTGTGAAGCTTCATGATAAAGATGCTGAACTTATAAGGCAGTTGAAAGAAAGAAAACAAATCAGGTTAGAAGGTAAAGTAACAGGTGTGGCTGATTTGGATTTAATTACTTCTGAAATTCAAGAAGCGATAGCAGGCACAGAAATAATCATGGTGGTTACAACTGCAGATTCTCACTTCGATTTAGCCATTGAATTAGCCCCATATCTTCACAAGGGACAAATTGTTGTGCTTAACCCCGGACATACAGGAGGGGCACTAGAATTTTTACATACCATTCAGCAGCATGGCTGTTTTAGTCCTCCAATTATTGCAGAAACACAGGATCTATTATTCAGCTGCAGAGCAGCTAGTCCAGGAGTTATTCAAGTGTCAGGCATTAAACAGGTAATGGATATTGCCGCTCTCCCCTCAGAACAGATTACTTACACCGCAGATCTTTTTAAAGATATCTTCCCGCAATTTCGTGCTAGGCCAAACGTGCTTTTTACAAGCTTAAATAATCTTGGAGCTATGATCCATCCTGTCCCTACGTTATTGAACGCTGGCCGGATAGAGACTAATCAAAAATTTGATTATTATGGTGACGGCATAACAAAAGGAATCGCTCATGTAGTCGAGCAGATTGACCAAGAAAGATTAGCTATTGGAAAGGCATTAGGAGTCGAGCTAACTTCCATACTTAGATGGCAATATGAAGCCTATGGGGTTGAGGCTGCTTCTGTCTATGAAGCATTAACTAAGAACGCTTCCTACAAGGGAATTAAAGCACCATCAAAATTGGAAACCCGTTTTCTTACAGAAGATGTCCCATGTGGGCTCGTGCCTCTGGCTAGTTTAGGAAAACTGTTAAATATTGAAATGCCGATAACAAATGCTTTTATCGAAACTGCCAATTCTGTATTGCAGATTGACTATTGGAAGGAGGGAAGGACTTTAGAAAGACTCGGCTTTCAAAAGGAAGAGTTTAAGGAATTTATAAAGGTTATTTCTTAA
- a CDS encoding uracil/xanthine transporter, translated as MDKRFGTVTIFSSVQWLFFIFANTVMVPISVGTVFGLPGETIAMMLRASLIFTGLATIFQGWKGHRYPLMEGHSGLLWGVILNLGLSASSLGMSFTEIGGGIATGVMLASGVTLILAAFNGISLLKSIFSPMVMSVYLFLLTFQLIFIFFKGMMKVGEQGTIDVPITLYSFALVIFVSLLKLKGNALISNFSILIGLLAGWIGYDLLFAGEAVQATASGDVSFTLFPLGQPNLEIGIVAVAFFACLMNLSNTVASISSGDLLFKKESGKREYRGSIFITSVFTVIGCGFGLVPYTPFTSSIGFLQSTRVLMRTPFFIGGALLTVIGLVPHLGSWLAGMPVTVGNAVLFVAYLQLFGTAFNSLSGKVFNSDTIFRLAAPVLIGISLMNTPSAVFAEFPVLIQPFISNGLLMGVLISILLEKMVNWSAFEQLELKNN; from the coding sequence TTGGATAAACGGTTTGGTACCGTGACGATATTTTCTTCTGTTCAATGGCTATTTTTTATTTTTGCAAATACCGTGATGGTCCCGATATCAGTAGGAACCGTCTTCGGGCTTCCGGGCGAAACGATTGCGATGATGCTGAGAGCCTCGCTTATCTTTACGGGGCTGGCGACCATTTTTCAGGGCTGGAAAGGGCATCGCTATCCGCTTATGGAAGGTCATTCCGGCTTGCTGTGGGGAGTCATTCTGAACCTTGGCCTGTCCGCATCTTCCCTTGGCATGAGTTTTACAGAAATCGGAGGCGGAATTGCGACAGGGGTGATGCTCGCTTCGGGTGTCACGCTAATTCTCGCAGCATTCAACGGCATTTCACTGCTGAAGTCAATCTTCAGCCCGATGGTGATGTCCGTTTATTTGTTTCTATTAACCTTTCAGCTGATTTTCATTTTTTTTAAAGGCATGATGAAGGTCGGCGAGCAGGGCACCATTGATGTGCCGATTACGCTTTATTCCTTTGCTCTCGTCATTTTTGTGAGTTTATTAAAATTAAAAGGGAATGCCCTCATCAGTAATTTTTCTATTTTAATAGGCTTGCTGGCAGGGTGGATCGGCTATGATCTCTTGTTTGCCGGTGAAGCAGTACAGGCGACGGCATCCGGAGATGTGAGCTTTACACTCTTTCCGCTGGGACAGCCTAACCTGGAAATCGGAATTGTGGCAGTAGCCTTCTTTGCGTGTCTGATGAACCTTAGCAACACAGTCGCTTCGATCAGTTCTGGTGACCTCCTGTTTAAAAAGGAATCCGGGAAGCGCGAGTACCGCGGCTCGATTTTTATTACCTCGGTCTTCACAGTAATTGGATGCGGGTTTGGCCTTGTGCCGTATACGCCATTCACCTCATCGATCGGATTCCTGCAGAGTACCCGCGTATTGATGAGAACACCCTTCTTCATTGGGGGAGCGCTCTTAACTGTAATTGGCCTGGTCCCGCACTTGGGCTCATGGCTCGCCGGCATGCCGGTAACAGTCGGGAATGCCGTTCTGTTTGTCGCGTATCTGCAGCTGTTCGGGACTGCTTTCAATAGCTTAAGCGGAAAAGTGTTCAACTCAGATACCATCTTCCGTTTAGCGGCACCCGTCCTGATCGGCATCAGCCTGATGAATACACCGTCTGCCGTGTTCGCGGAATTCCCTGTATTGATTCAGCCATTTATCTCAAACGGGCTGCTGATGGGCGTCCTGATCTCCATTCTTTTGGAAAAAATGGTGAACTGGTCTGCGTTCGAACAGTTGGAATTAAAGAACAACTAG
- a CDS encoding ABC transporter ATP-binding protein, with protein MIEVRELSHAFEIGKKEKKTVIPVLENVSFSVEKGEIVTIVGRSGSGKSTLLNIISGFIKPKQGEVWIHGEKVSDFNEGKFADFRLANLGFIFQSFQLIPSMTAYQNVELPLILKGMPEKERQQKTEETLKRVGLIEYKDHYPSELSGGQQQRVSIARALVVNPPLILADEPTGSLDSETENELLQFIQELNRDLGITFLIITHDEKVAAIGHKTIEITDGRVMEGVLA; from the coding sequence GTGATAGAAGTTAGAGAGTTAAGCCATGCGTTTGAGATTGGCAAGAAAGAAAAGAAGACGGTAATTCCTGTATTGGAGAATGTTTCTTTTTCAGTGGAAAAAGGCGAGATTGTTACGATTGTGGGCAGGAGCGGTTCCGGGAAGTCGACTCTTCTAAATATCATCAGCGGTTTTATTAAGCCGAAGCAAGGAGAGGTGTGGATACATGGCGAGAAGGTCAGTGACTTTAACGAAGGCAAATTTGCTGATTTCCGCCTGGCGAATCTCGGATTCATTTTCCAGAGCTTTCAGCTGATTCCGAGCATGACGGCTTACCAGAATGTCGAGCTCCCTCTCATTCTCAAGGGGATGCCCGAAAAGGAAAGACAGCAGAAGACGGAAGAGACGTTAAAGCGTGTAGGACTCATTGAATATAAGGATCATTATCCAAGTGAGCTTTCCGGCGGACAGCAGCAGCGTGTCAGCATCGCCCGGGCGCTTGTCGTGAATCCTCCCCTCATTCTGGCGGATGAACCGACTGGCAGCCTGGACAGCGAAACAGAAAACGAGCTGCTGCAGTTCATTCAAGAGCTGAACCGTGATCTGGGCATTACGTTCCTGATTATTACGCACGACGAAAAAGTGGCAGCCATCGGCCATAAGACAATTGAAATCACAGATGGAAGGGTTATGGAGGGTGTATTGGCATGA
- a CDS encoding aminoglycoside 6-adenylyltransferase gives MKSRTETEMMNLILSTAKNDERVSAVILNGSRANSNLKKDIFQDYDIVYIVREMESFTFDHSWVDVFGERVMMQMPEEKVLPPADGNGRFPYLMQFVDGNRIDLTLIPAERIDELLEPDSLSVLLLDKDGLIGSLPPASDRDYHIKKPDAREFADLCNEFWWITMNVSKGLWRRELTYAMFMHEQINRNVLITMLEWKAGIAADFTKSAGKAGKYLPDFLSAGDWEQFQATYSDAEFEHIWDALFTMCSLFRKTAVEVAEKLCYEYPFEDDKRVTGFLKHIRSLPADAQSIY, from the coding sequence ATGAAGTCAAGAACCGAAACCGAGATGATGAATCTGATTCTATCAACTGCCAAGAATGATGAGCGGGTTAGTGCGGTGATCCTTAATGGGTCGCGCGCGAATTCTAATCTAAAGAAAGATATCTTTCAGGATTATGATATTGTGTACATCGTGAGGGAAATGGAGTCCTTCACCTTTGATCATAGCTGGGTGGATGTGTTTGGCGAGCGGGTGATGATGCAGATGCCTGAGGAGAAGGTGCTGCCGCCTGCCGATGGGAACGGCCGCTTCCCTTATCTGATGCAGTTTGTGGACGGGAACAGGATCGATCTGACGCTGATTCCGGCTGAAAGGATAGATGAGCTGCTGGAGCCTGACAGCCTGAGTGTGCTGCTTCTTGATAAGGATGGGCTGATTGGGTCCCTGCCGCCAGCCAGTGATCGGGATTACCACATCAAGAAACCTGATGCCAGAGAGTTTGCAGATCTGTGCAATGAGTTTTGGTGGATTACGATGAATGTCAGTAAAGGACTTTGGCGCAGGGAGCTGACTTACGCGATGTTTATGCATGAGCAGATCAACCGCAATGTGCTGATAACCATGCTGGAATGGAAGGCCGGCATCGCAGCAGATTTTACAAAGAGCGCAGGCAAGGCCGGCAAGTATCTTCCCGATTTTCTTTCTGCCGGGGACTGGGAACAGTTTCAGGCTACGTACTCAGACGCCGAATTTGAACACATCTGGGATGCCCTTTTTACCATGTGCTCCCTTTTCAGAAAAACAGCGGTCGAGGTAGCCGAGAAACTCTGTTATGAGTACCCATTTGAAGATGATAAGCGTGTGACAGGATTCTTAAAGCATATCCGCAGCCTGCCTGCAGACGCCCAATCCATCTATTAA
- a CDS encoding TRAP transporter small permease has product MSLVNKTKFIADKLISFQHIISVVILISLLTLIFIQVLLRYVFNLPLMGIEELMLFPTIWLYMLGAANASEERSHIVVDIADVFIKNQKVLQVIHFIKYLVCMVIGVILTFWFFTFFQYSLHLWKYSPLLSLPMFFAESALFIGVLLMALYSISDFVKNMKSLLSKNVSKQREGVQ; this is encoded by the coding sequence ATGTCATTGGTTAATAAAACAAAGTTCATCGCAGACAAGCTAATTTCATTCCAGCACATCATAAGTGTAGTAATCCTTATTTCTTTACTAACCCTTATTTTTATTCAAGTATTACTCAGATATGTATTCAACCTGCCTCTTATGGGGATAGAGGAGCTGATGCTGTTTCCGACTATTTGGCTCTATATGCTTGGAGCAGCGAATGCTTCTGAAGAAAGAAGTCATATTGTAGTGGACATTGCGGATGTGTTTATTAAAAATCAAAAAGTGCTGCAGGTTATCCATTTCATCAAGTACTTGGTGTGTATGGTTATTGGGGTTATTTTAACTTTTTGGTTCTTTACCTTTTTCCAATACTCCTTACATTTGTGGAAGTATAGTCCATTGCTTTCATTACCCATGTTTTTTGCTGAATCCGCCCTTTTTATTGGCGTCTTACTAATGGCACTTTATTCGATTTCTGATTTTGTTAAGAATATGAAATCATTGCTATCAAAGAATGTTTCGAAGCAAAGGGAGGGTGTTCAATAA
- the dctP gene encoding TRAP transporter substrate-binding protein DctP: MKSRKKASLMAILLVTVSMVFLAACSGGESSTTVNGEEQIVWKLNHIRPTDTRTDKAAKKFAADVEEATEGRLKIEVYPNAELGDYQLVQESVSMGEIEMQLASMGTNVDPTLQIAIAPYLVSNWEEAKEMYNSEDGLINKYLTDQLNKQNIKLLAVYPQYFGSIFLAKEPNDPTNPDSKKNVKIRVPGMKSFEEFGKGLGFSVTPLPASEIFTSLQTGVIEGTVGGGTELYYNEYRELGKFVMPMRTHFEAHYLTVNQEIWNKLSKADQDSVLNIAQEFENSAFKQAEEEDKKYDELIEGEGIEVYDFTDEEIKAYADKVRKEVWPKIEDQYGDIFDEVKSELGID, from the coding sequence ATGAAAAGCAGAAAAAAGGCAAGCCTAATGGCGATATTATTAGTAACTGTCTCAATGGTTTTTCTGGCAGCATGTTCAGGGGGAGAAAGCAGTACGACAGTTAATGGAGAAGAACAAATTGTGTGGAAGTTGAATCACATCAGGCCAACAGATACAAGAACCGACAAAGCCGCAAAGAAATTTGCAGCTGATGTGGAAGAGGCTACCGAAGGCAGATTAAAAATTGAAGTATATCCTAATGCAGAATTAGGAGATTATCAATTAGTGCAAGAAAGCGTTTCTATGGGGGAAATTGAAATGCAGTTGGCGTCAATGGGAACAAATGTTGATCCGACTCTGCAAATAGCGATTGCCCCGTATCTTGTTTCAAACTGGGAAGAAGCTAAGGAGATGTATAACTCAGAGGATGGATTAATCAATAAATACCTTACAGATCAGCTAAACAAACAAAATATTAAACTATTAGCAGTTTATCCACAATACTTTGGTTCAATCTTCCTGGCAAAAGAACCAAATGATCCAACCAATCCGGACTCTAAAAAGAATGTCAAAATTCGTGTGCCCGGAATGAAGTCTTTTGAGGAGTTTGGAAAAGGATTAGGATTCTCAGTGACACCTCTGCCTGCTTCTGAAATTTTCACCTCCCTGCAAACAGGTGTTATTGAAGGGACTGTAGGTGGTGGAACTGAGCTTTATTACAATGAATATCGAGAACTGGGGAAATTTGTAATGCCAATGAGAACACATTTTGAAGCACATTACCTAACTGTTAATCAGGAGATCTGGAATAAGCTATCGAAGGCCGACCAGGATTCAGTATTAAACATTGCACAAGAGTTTGAAAACAGCGCATTTAAGCAAGCAGAGGAAGAGGACAAAAAATACGATGAGTTAATAGAGGGCGAAGGAATCGAAGTATATGACTTCACCGATGAAGAAATTAAAGCCTATGCAGATAAGGTAAGGAAAGAAGTATGGCCAAAAATTGAAGACCAATATGGAGATATTTTTGATGAGGTCAAGTCAGAATTAGGCATTGATTAA
- a CDS encoding TRAP transporter large permease, whose protein sequence is MLSIFALDILLLFALLLIGTPLPYCFGAALIFMVIFAGIPINSLMLWGFNQMIGPVLLAGPLFILVGSVIAESGIAPRLLNAINLLIGKVKGAIGVLVIVACGLLGAISGSSFTGIAAVGPIMIPQMMAQGFSRGYATSLVSVSSILGVLIPPSVPLIIYGWVTGTSVLGSFLSTVGPGILVMILFSIINIVYSRKTLGTFEETASALEPKVEMDPAEKKKNLKVIIGAIPGFLMPIIILGGIYGGVFTPTEAAAVAGVFALFIGIAVYREMGRVKLYKVFKESSSSIGAIMAMILFCLLLAQTYVQLRIPQQLIEIFMGITESKVVILILISIFLFFVGMIVNDTTAIILCAPLLLPLVVSYGIDPIHFASIMCVNLAMGGVTPPYASVLYFGMRVGKANFSEVLKPTFMFILLGYLPVLLLTVFWEPLSMFLPRLFGY, encoded by the coding sequence ATGTTATCTATATTTGCTCTGGATATTTTACTTCTTTTCGCTTTGCTGCTCATTGGGACACCGCTGCCCTATTGTTTTGGGGCAGCCCTGATTTTTATGGTTATCTTTGCTGGAATCCCTATTAACAGTTTAATGCTGTGGGGATTTAATCAGATGATTGGACCTGTCCTTTTAGCTGGGCCTTTGTTTATTTTAGTAGGATCGGTTATCGCTGAAAGTGGAATTGCCCCAAGATTATTAAATGCTATTAATCTCCTAATCGGAAAGGTAAAAGGAGCAATAGGGGTACTTGTTATCGTTGCATGCGGGCTGTTGGGAGCAATATCCGGAAGTTCTTTCACAGGGATTGCAGCAGTAGGGCCCATTATGATTCCGCAAATGATGGCCCAAGGATTCAGCAGGGGATATGCCACCTCATTAGTAAGTGTCTCTTCCATTTTGGGAGTGCTAATACCGCCAAGCGTACCTTTAATTATTTATGGCTGGGTTACAGGCACTTCAGTACTAGGCTCTTTTCTATCAACAGTAGGACCTGGAATTTTAGTTATGATTTTATTTTCAATTATTAATATTGTATACTCCCGCAAAACTTTAGGTACATTTGAGGAAACAGCTAGCGCACTAGAACCAAAAGTCGAGATGGACCCTGCAGAGAAAAAGAAGAATTTGAAAGTAATAATAGGGGCTATTCCAGGCTTCTTGATGCCGATCATTATTTTGGGCGGAATATATGGCGGAGTGTTTACTCCAACAGAAGCAGCCGCGGTTGCTGGTGTATTTGCCCTTTTCATAGGTATTGCCGTTTATCGGGAGATGGGTAGAGTAAAGCTTTATAAGGTCTTTAAAGAGTCATCTTCTTCCATTGGCGCCATAATGGCCATGATTTTATTTTGTTTACTGCTGGCACAAACTTATGTGCAGCTGAGGATACCTCAACAGCTCATTGAAATATTTATGGGGATTACTGAAAGTAAAGTTGTCATTCTTATACTAATTAGTATCTTTCTATTCTTTGTAGGGATGATCGTTAACGATACTACGGCAATTATTCTGTGTGCTCCTTTGCTATTGCCTCTAGTTGTATCGTATGGAATTGATCCGATTCACTTCGCATCCATTATGTGTGTAAATCTGGCGATGGGCGGTGTTACTCCTCCTTATGCAAGTGTCCTGTACTTTGGAATGAGAGTGGGGAAAGCGAACTTTAGTGAAGTATTAAAGCCAACGTTCATGTTTATCCTTCTAGGATATCTTCCAGTTTTACTATTGACCGTATTTTGGGAACCTTTATCAATGTTTCTGCCAAGATTATTTGGATATTAA